Proteins from a single region of Streptomyces sp. HUAS 15-9:
- a CDS encoding patatin-like phospholipase family protein gives MALDPQRWLELRRFRASHEVIGHRAGPRARGPQAAASHPLSVVLGTSAGSVVGAALTSGSDLAVLPRLVSTGQLPVRPGTDIDLGPLMALASGPADPDTVMNRVIEHAPTADTVEEADCLTRPLFRSFTGLPWPRPLHCTAIDTRSGQLRMWDFTAGVPLPQALAASCSIPGLFPPVTVGGIRYIDGGMRSPLNTTLAWGHQHVVAMSCFPLTATREAADPPSVTEHRQADEMEQLRSANTRVTVIEPAPEYLTISQEGRGIMNTVRAMDAYEAGLGQADKALIEGLAPAAEGEVLDVLLA, from the coding sequence ATGGCCTTGGACCCGCAACGCTGGTTGGAACTCCGGCGTTTCCGTGCCAGCCACGAGGTCATCGGACACCGCGCCGGCCCGCGAGCACGCGGCCCTCAAGCCGCTGCCTCCCACCCCCTATCCGTCGTCCTGGGCACCTCGGCCGGATCCGTCGTGGGCGCCGCGCTGACCAGCGGAAGCGACCTGGCCGTGCTGCCACGGCTGGTTTCCACCGGGCAGCTTCCGGTCCGGCCGGGCACCGATATCGACCTCGGCCCACTGATGGCTCTCGCATCCGGACCCGCCGACCCCGACACGGTCATGAACCGCGTGATCGAACACGCCCCCACCGCCGACACGGTCGAGGAGGCGGATTGCCTCACCCGGCCGCTCTTCAGGTCCTTTACCGGGCTGCCCTGGCCCAGACCGCTTCACTGCACAGCGATCGATACCCGCAGTGGGCAACTGAGGATGTGGGACTTCACCGCCGGGGTCCCACTTCCACAGGCGCTGGCTGCCAGCTGCTCGATCCCGGGCCTGTTTCCGCCCGTCACCGTGGGCGGCATCCGATACATCGACGGCGGGATGCGCAGCCCGCTGAACACGACACTGGCCTGGGGACACCAGCATGTCGTCGCGATGTCGTGCTTTCCGCTTACCGCAACAAGGGAAGCGGCGGATCCGCCATCCGTCACCGAGCATCGGCAGGCGGACGAGATGGAGCAGCTGCGCTCCGCGAACACCCGGGTGACCGTGATCGAACCTGCACCGGAGTACCTGACCATCAGCCAGGAGGGTAGAGGCATCATGAACACCGTGCGGGCGATGGACGCCTACGAGGCGGGCTTGGGCCAGGCAGACAAGGCGCTGATCGAAGGCCTTGCACCTGCGGCAGAGGGTGAAGTCCTTGACGTGCTCCTGGCCTAG
- a CDS encoding helix-turn-helix domain-containing protein translates to MPIAVDIDVMLARRKMSVGELADRVGITPANLAVLKNGRAKAVRFATLAALCEVLECQPGDLLRWEAEVAVGG, encoded by the coding sequence ATGCCGATCGCCGTCGACATCGACGTGATGCTGGCCCGGCGGAAGATGTCCGTGGGCGAACTCGCGGACCGCGTAGGGATCACGCCCGCCAACCTGGCGGTACTCAAGAACGGCCGCGCCAAGGCGGTGCGCTTCGCTACGCTCGCCGCGCTGTGCGAGGTGCTTGAGTGCCAGCCGGGCGACCTGCTGCGCTGGGAGGCCGAGGTCGCCGTGGGCGGATGA
- a CDS encoding helix-turn-helix domain-containing protein, whose amino-acid sequence MNTGEHIMTSGAEHVHDDERSDRSTAMTELRNRLSDALARARLNKSQLAVQTGLGRTTVSEAFRPNGPVPSVETVAALARVLHLPQEELLGLRRAAAGPVAQDGLGPGKPIGEWEPHDLEVHPAGPAPARHGLGASRQRVLPGYVRRAHDGMLAQAVQDAQGGHSQMVVLVGTSSTGKTRACWEAVQPLAELKWRLWHPFDPTRAEAALDDLERVRPRTVVWLNEAQHYLGDAQVGERIAAAVHALLTDPGRAPVLVLGTLWPEYDRQYTALPSPTEPDPHSRVRELLAGRTLNVPSGFDAEALRAASALAKDGDRLLADALTRACAHGQVTQDLAGAPELLHRYECGTPASRALLQAAMDARRLGVGLHLPHTFLTDAATDYLSNTDHEDLIADWAEAAFAELARPVHGKQAPLRRTTDRPTRRPPGAAPPATAPGPAAGPAFRLADYLEEHGRNTRRRLCPPASFWHAAHTHLTRPDDLDNLAQAADDRHRLQWAHHLRHRAADAGNPGALNRLAEMREMAGDGEGAEALYREAADAGDSDALNRLAGMREMAGDREGAEALARLAADAGDIHALFYLAEMREMAGDGEGAEAMARQAADAGLTGALMYLAEMREAAGDGEGAEALYRQAADTGLTEALNRLAEMRERAGDRQGAEGMARQASDAGLTGALIYLAEMRERAGDREGAEAMAHQAADAGNPDALAFLAYMRENAGDGDGAEALARQAADAGLIYALITLAAGRKEAGDGQGAEALYRAAADAGDGDALISLAEIREMAGDAQGAEALYDQAADAGDTWALNRLAGVRERAGDREGAEALARQAADAGDAYALISLAEMREMAGDGEGAEALYREAADVGLTPTGPGTGFPAEERWPYGLDPDGTPTSPWQ is encoded by the coding sequence ATGAACACAGGCGAACACATCATGACCTCGGGGGCCGAGCACGTGCACGACGACGAGCGGAGCGACCGCAGTACGGCGATGACCGAACTGCGCAACAGGCTGAGCGACGCGCTGGCACGCGCCAGGCTGAACAAGTCGCAGCTCGCCGTTCAGACCGGACTGGGGCGGACGACCGTGTCGGAGGCGTTCCGGCCCAATGGGCCTGTCCCGTCGGTAGAGACGGTGGCGGCGCTGGCCCGCGTGCTGCATCTGCCACAGGAGGAGTTGCTGGGGTTGCGGCGCGCGGCGGCGGGCCCGGTTGCGCAGGACGGTCTGGGGCCGGGTAAGCCGATCGGCGAGTGGGAGCCGCATGACTTGGAGGTCCATCCGGCCGGACCGGCCCCGGCCAGGCACGGCCTGGGTGCGTCGCGGCAGCGGGTGCTGCCGGGCTATGTGCGGCGGGCGCATGACGGGATGCTTGCGCAGGCGGTGCAGGACGCCCAGGGAGGCCATAGCCAGATGGTGGTCCTGGTCGGCACCTCCTCGACAGGGAAGACGAGGGCCTGCTGGGAGGCTGTCCAGCCGCTTGCCGAGCTGAAGTGGCGACTGTGGCACCCCTTCGACCCGACCCGGGCTGAGGCCGCTCTCGACGACCTGGAACGTGTCCGGCCGCGGACGGTGGTGTGGCTGAACGAGGCCCAGCACTACCTCGGCGACGCTCAGGTCGGCGAGCGGATCGCTGCCGCGGTGCACGCGCTGCTCACCGATCCCGGGCGGGCGCCGGTCCTGGTACTGGGCACCCTGTGGCCCGAGTACGACCGCCAGTACACCGCGCTGCCCTCGCCCACTGAGCCGGATCCGCACAGCCGGGTACGCGAGCTCCTGGCCGGACGGACTCTCAACGTCCCGTCCGGCTTCGACGCGGAGGCACTGCGTGCCGCCTCCGCCCTGGCGAAGGACGGGGACCGTCTGTTGGCCGACGCCCTCACCAGGGCCTGCGCCCATGGCCAGGTGACACAGGACTTGGCCGGTGCCCCCGAACTCCTGCACCGCTACGAATGCGGCACGCCAGCGTCCCGGGCGCTGCTGCAGGCGGCGATGGACGCCCGCCGCCTGGGCGTTGGCCTGCACCTGCCCCACACATTTCTCACCGACGCCGCAACCGACTACCTCAGCAACACCGACCACGAAGACCTCATCGCCGACTGGGCAGAAGCCGCTTTCGCCGAGCTTGCCCGACCCGTCCACGGCAAGCAAGCACCCCTGCGCCGCACCACCGACCGCCCCACACGCCGCCCGCCAGGAGCAGCGCCACCTGCCACGGCGCCCGGCCCGGCAGCGGGCCCGGCGTTCAGACTGGCCGACTATCTCGAAGAGCACGGCCGCAACACCCGAAGACGCCTGTGCCCGCCCGCTTCCTTCTGGCACGCCGCCCACACCCACCTCACCCGCCCCGATGACCTGGACAATCTCGCCCAAGCAGCCGACGACCGGCATCGCCTCCAGTGGGCTCACCACCTCCGCCACCGTGCCGCCGACGCCGGGAACCCCGGCGCCCTGAACCGCCTGGCCGAGATGCGGGAGATGGCGGGGGATGGGGAGGGTGCCGAGGCTCTCTACCGCGAGGCCGCCGACGCTGGCGACAGCGACGCTCTGAACCGCCTGGCCGGGATGCGGGAGATGGCGGGGGACCGCGAAGGGGCCGAGGCCCTGGCTCGCCTGGCCGCCGACGCCGGCGACATCCACGCCCTGTTCTACCTGGCTGAGATGCGGGAGATGGCGGGGGATGGGGAGGGTGCCGAGGCCATGGCTCGTCAAGCAGCAGACGCCGGCCTCACCGGCGCTCTGATGTACCTGGCCGAGATGCGGGAGGCGGCGGGTGATGGGGAGGGAGCCGAGGCTCTATACCGCCAAGCAGCAGACACCGGCCTCACCGAGGCTCTGAACCGCCTGGCCGAGATGCGCGAGCGGGCCGGCGACCGACAGGGTGCCGAGGGCATGGCTCGTCAAGCATCGGACGCGGGCCTCACCGGCGCTCTGATCTACCTGGCCGAGATGCGGGAGCGGGCCGGCGACCGAGAAGGCGCCGAGGCCATGGCTCACCAGGCCGCCGACGCCGGAAACCCCGACGCCCTGGCGTTCTTGGCCTACATGCGTGAGAACGCCGGGGACGGGGACGGTGCCGAGGCCCTGGCTCGCCAGGCCGCCGACGCCGGCCTCATCTACGCTCTGATCACCCTGGCCGCCGGGCGGAAGGAGGCGGGGGACGGGCAGGGTGCCGAGGCTCTCTACCGCGCGGCCGCCGACGCTGGCGACGGCGACGCTCTGATCAGCCTGGCCGAGATACGGGAGATGGCGGGGGACGCGCAGGGCGCCGAGGCCCTTTACGACCAGGCAGCCGACGCAGGCGACACCTGGGCCCTGAACCGCTTGGCCGGGGTGCGCGAGAGGGCAGGAGACCGCGAAGGGGCCGAGGCCCTGGCTCGCCAGGCCGCCGACGCTGGCGACGCCTACGCTCTGATCAGCTTGGCCGAGATGCGGGAGATGGCGGGGGATGGGGAGGGTGCCGAGGCCCTTTACCGCGAGGCTGCCGACGTCGGCCTCACCCCTACGGGGCCCGGGACGGGGTTCCCGGCCGAAGAGCGGTGGCCTTACGGGCTGGACCCAGACGGCACCCCTACATCCCCCTGGCAGTAA
- a CDS encoding transposase family protein produces the protein MPGEIPGLLERLAEVPDPRDPRGVRDVLVVVLADRVRVLAGATSLR, from the coding sequence GTGCCCGGGGAGATCCCGGGCCTGTTGGAGCGACTGGCCGAGGTGCCCGACCCTCGCGATCCGCGCGGCGTACGGGACGTTCTGGTCGTCGTGCTCGCTGACCGCGTGCGGGTTCTGGCCGGAGCGACCTCCCTACGCTGA
- a CDS encoding alpha/beta hydrolase, with protein MACSYVVAIGTQIIRYFVDHPQPPWALHLQQPSSLWGTIGSFCGAVIGVGRSHSRCAAGTRRRHRRPRRRLSTLHGVLPPAPRRDPVRGGHAHGGTIGRQDHGEADVQGQDHGAYDHPSCVAPAADDYLLNGKIPVDGAGCS; from the coding sequence GTGGCCTGTTCCTACGTGGTGGCCATCGGAACGCAGATAATCCGCTACTTCGTCGACCATCCACAACCACCGTGGGCCCTGCACCTGCAGCAGCCGAGCAGCCTGTGGGGCACCATCGGCAGCTTCTGCGGCGCGGTGATCGGGGTGGGGCGATCGCACTCGCGGTGCGCCGCTGGCACGCGGAGGCGGCACCGGCGTCCGCGCCGCCGACTTTCAACGCTTCACGGTGTGTTACCCCCGGCGCCCCGGAGAGACCCCGTACGAGGGGGCCACGCGCATGGCGGAACAATTGGGCGGCAAGACCACGGTGAAGCTGACGTACAGGGCCAGGATCACGGCGCGTACGACCATCCCAGCTGCGTTGCGCCCGCCGCGGACGACTACCTGCTGAACGGCAAGATCCCCGTGGACGGGGCGGGCTGCTCCTGA
- a CDS encoding M12 family metallopeptidase, producing MNAPAESGTAMPRYCAQPPQTQPVLRPDLNPNRSRAILLVRAKWINGTVLHYAFLDQGGDIGGPEQLDEVRHAFQAWKALGIGLEFREVADPGDSEIRVLFRESEGSASYVGRDNLGIGTTEPTMTFGWDLTTPYGKATALHETGHAIGFAHEHQNPFAGIVWNEEKVYADLAGPPNNWPHEVTFNNILRKLSQNEVTGSTWDPDSIMEYSFGPGLIVRPEAYRGGIPETLGLSATDKERVLQWYPPLVAQPARLQPFQSAPVRLATGAQADFEIVPPETRSYQVGTFGNSDVVLALFEETADGLRYVTADDDSGQDRNGRLDVKLLKDHRYVARARLYSSWGSGSIALMYW from the coding sequence ATGAACGCGCCGGCCGAGAGCGGGACAGCCATGCCCCGCTACTGCGCCCAACCACCGCAGACCCAGCCCGTGTTGCGCCCCGACCTCAACCCGAACCGATCGAGGGCCATACTCCTGGTCCGCGCCAAGTGGATCAACGGCACGGTCCTGCACTACGCCTTCCTCGACCAAGGCGGTGACATCGGAGGCCCGGAGCAGCTCGACGAGGTCCGGCACGCCTTCCAGGCATGGAAGGCCCTCGGGATCGGGCTGGAGTTTAGGGAGGTGGCCGATCCCGGCGACTCCGAGATCCGCGTCCTCTTCCGGGAGAGTGAAGGGTCGGCGTCGTACGTCGGCCGGGACAATCTGGGCATCGGAACCACCGAGCCGACCATGACGTTCGGCTGGGACCTGACCACCCCGTACGGCAAGGCCACCGCGCTGCACGAGACCGGGCACGCGATCGGCTTCGCCCACGAGCACCAGAACCCGTTCGCCGGCATCGTCTGGAACGAGGAGAAGGTCTACGCGGACCTCGCCGGACCACCCAACAACTGGCCCCACGAGGTCACGTTCAACAACATCCTGCGCAAGCTGTCGCAGAACGAGGTGACGGGTTCCACCTGGGACCCCGACTCCATCATGGAGTACAGCTTCGGGCCCGGGCTCATCGTGCGTCCGGAAGCCTACCGCGGCGGCATCCCGGAGACGCTGGGCCTGTCCGCCACGGACAAGGAGCGTGTGCTCCAGTGGTACCCGCCGCTGGTCGCCCAGCCGGCCAGACTCCAGCCGTTCCAGTCGGCGCCGGTGCGGCTCGCCACCGGGGCTCAGGCCGACTTCGAGATCGTTCCACCGGAGACCCGGAGCTACCAGGTCGGCACGTTCGGCAACAGCGACGTCGTCCTGGCCCTGTTCGAGGAGACCGCCGACGGTCTGCGGTACGTCACCGCCGACGACGACAGCGGACAGGACCGCAACGGACGCCTCGATGTCAAGCTCCTGAAGGACCACCGTTATGTGGCTCGGGCCCGCCTGTACTCCAGCTGGGGCAGCGGCTCGATCGCACTCATGTACTGGTGA
- a CDS encoding TROVE domain-containing protein, with the protein MLVAPHVSAAARSLPPPQLHHGPATPDFRTYEGGPAFFRDPREELFLLAVGNFVSQRTFYESGEERDDRYVRLVGELAIQDPVWTAGLLRWLRGEGNMRTASLVGAAAYVQARLEAGASEGPSNRSVIDSVLQRADEPGELLAHWISVYGRNVPQPVKRGITDGVRRLYTSRSLLKYDTASKGFRFGDVLNLVHASPDPDKPWQGALFRYALDRRHHPEQAVPPASDHLLTAHRALMESAADERRAVVTGPGGSELLAAAGMTWEALAGWLHGPMDAAVWEAVIPTMAPMALLRNLRNFDETGVSDEVAARVGARLSDASEVARSRQFPFRYLAAHQHAPSQRWAAALERALSHSLANVPPLPGRTLILVDRSDSMFWDTVSERSKLTRADAGAVFGTALAMRAEQAELVEFGWNSAEVPFEPGEPVLEVLKRFHRLGGTHTTKAVRTHYREHDRVLIVTDEQAAPSGPGGPAEPVPADVPVYTWNLAGYRPAHGPTGPHRHTFGGLTDAAFRMVGLIEDSREATWPWATDPA; encoded by the coding sequence ATGCTTGTGGCCCCGCACGTCTCGGCGGCCGCTCGCTCCCTGCCCCCACCACAGCTCCACCACGGGCCCGCCACGCCGGACTTCCGCACCTACGAGGGCGGCCCGGCCTTCTTCCGGGACCCCCGCGAGGAGCTCTTCCTCCTCGCGGTCGGCAACTTCGTCTCCCAGCGGACCTTTTACGAGAGCGGTGAGGAGCGGGACGACCGGTACGTCCGTCTCGTCGGTGAACTCGCGATCCAGGACCCCGTGTGGACGGCCGGCCTGCTGCGCTGGCTTCGCGGCGAGGGCAACATGCGCACGGCGTCCCTCGTGGGCGCCGCCGCGTACGTGCAGGCCCGGCTCGAGGCCGGGGCGTCCGAAGGCCCGTCCAACCGGTCCGTGATCGACTCTGTGCTCCAGCGCGCCGACGAGCCCGGTGAGTTGCTCGCCCACTGGATCTCGGTGTACGGGCGGAACGTGCCGCAGCCCGTGAAACGCGGCATCACCGACGGCGTACGCCGGTTGTACACGTCCCGGTCCCTGCTCAAGTACGACACCGCGTCCAAGGGCTTCCGCTTCGGTGACGTGCTCAACTTGGTGCACGCCTCCCCCGACCCGGACAAGCCCTGGCAGGGCGCGCTCTTCCGGTACGCCCTGGACCGCCGCCACCACCCGGAGCAGGCGGTTCCGCCGGCCTCCGACCACCTGCTGACCGCCCACAGGGCGCTGATGGAGTCGGCTGCGGACGAGCGGCGGGCGGTGGTGACCGGGCCGGGCGGCTCCGAGCTGCTGGCCGCGGCAGGCATGACGTGGGAGGCCCTGGCGGGCTGGCTCCACGGACCGATGGACGCCGCTGTCTGGGAAGCAGTGATCCCCACGATGGCGCCGATGGCGCTCCTGCGGAACCTGCGGAACTTCGACGAGACGGGGGTTTCGGACGAAGTCGCTGCCCGGGTCGGCGCACGGCTCTCGGACGCCTCCGAGGTCGCCCGGTCCCGGCAGTTCCCCTTCCGCTACCTGGCCGCCCACCAGCACGCGCCGTCGCAGCGCTGGGCGGCCGCGCTGGAACGGGCACTGAGCCACTCACTGGCCAACGTACCGCCCCTGCCCGGCCGGACACTGATCCTGGTGGACCGGTCCGACTCCATGTTCTGGGACACCGTCTCCGAGCGGTCCAAGTTGACACGGGCGGACGCAGGGGCCGTGTTCGGCACCGCGCTGGCCATGCGTGCCGAGCAGGCGGAACTGGTGGAGTTCGGCTGGAACAGCGCAGAGGTACCATTCGAGCCGGGCGAGCCGGTGCTCGAGGTACTGAAACGGTTCCACAGACTCGGAGGCACCCACACCACCAAAGCGGTGCGAACCCATTATCGGGAGCACGACCGGGTCCTGATCGTCACCGATGAGCAGGCCGCCCCCAGTGGCCCCGGCGGGCCGGCTGAACCGGTCCCGGCCGACGTCCCGGTCTACACATGGAACCTGGCGGGGTACCGGCCCGCCCACGGCCCCACGGGCCCCCACCGGCACACCTTCGGCGGCCTCACGGACGCCGCGTTCCGGATGGTCGGCCTCATCGAGGACAGCCGCGAGGCCACATGGCCGTGGGCCACGGATCCGGCCTGA
- a CDS encoding DUF2975 domain-containing protein produces MGQLTVRALRAVLAVVLVGTVFVQALMVWALATDPEDGSLPLTPLRVITILGMVSAQVALVCVWRLVTMVRRGTVFSHAAFRYVDGVIGAIVAAAVVWFAVTALNAPGQRDDPGVTLIMGGIGVAILGVALIVLVLRMLLAQAVARDVEAAQMQAELDEVI; encoded by the coding sequence ATGGGACAGCTGACAGTGCGTGCGCTGCGCGCCGTGCTCGCGGTGGTGCTCGTCGGCACTGTGTTCGTGCAGGCATTGATGGTGTGGGCATTGGCCACCGACCCGGAGGACGGGTCGCTCCCGCTGACCCCCCTACGCGTGATCACGATCCTGGGCATGGTGTCGGCCCAGGTCGCCCTGGTCTGCGTATGGCGGCTGGTGACGATGGTGCGACGCGGAACCGTGTTCTCCCACGCCGCCTTCCGTTACGTGGACGGCGTGATCGGCGCAATCGTGGCGGCTGCCGTCGTGTGGTTCGCGGTCACGGCCCTCAACGCACCCGGCCAGCGGGACGACCCGGGCGTCACCCTCATCATGGGCGGGATCGGCGTGGCCATCCTGGGAGTCGCGCTCATCGTGCTGGTGCTGCGGATGCTGCTCGCCCAGGCCGTCGCGCGCGACGTCGAAGCGGCGCAGATGCAGGCCGAGTTGGACGAGGTGATCTGA